A section of the Procambarus clarkii isolate CNS0578487 chromosome 38, FALCON_Pclarkii_2.0, whole genome shotgun sequence genome encodes:
- the LOC123771978 gene encoding beta-3 adrenergic receptor isoform X1, with product MTTHIIPGNDTHASSSPQADISVVVTAALLAVLGVVFVLGTVVNSLVFLVFYRRPSLRSLSNRFVLSLTSSNLVSTVMVVPLHALRLGGLIPLLTPATTEGADGGQYVSRGAEEFWWCQVSKALMALAVEAAIFSVLLIAVDRYCAVTSPLHYSMTITRGRSVRLIVGVWALALLYALPQLLAHTPAHLRPASRLSSCPDGQDVVPAVPVKFGLYYAVLLALCGFLVPLLVLCWIYVRMYRAARRNSARTRRHSVCHNPAEIIIPDCPSTPDSGNHNSVRCKARTHRRRTSNISFSSLFFREEGRAVKTAVIVIASFVTSWMPYFIFKIFEAGGWSRDIPYVDEAVTYLALSSSCTSPFIYVYRNDTASKEVLKIICWWRPPSPGSPSFTRSSLNPKMGNGHATTPVRIIEPDTASLYSYATECGACGHNQLVCSLRNGRPVTSPLPPEQRRALSPRRESTVSFKLTPMDRPPSRCRQCLRQDSASSASSDDPLLSDCYRHHRPSNPSVRWTRPRMSNGSVTTRSDSLASTNSSVLSAGIQRWPIRRYSTVSTDSGGTITRRSAHEDPDDDVVSARLHPPGGQRSLFLESEEDTLDAGTNQPEIHGYANPFRHPRLSHRQESVGSSVRFIWEIEEGDGQDDDTTEGEAQNAPPR from the exons CAGACATCAGCGTGGTGGTGACTGCAGCTCTGCTGGCCGTGTTGGGAGTGGTCTTTGTCCTCGGGACCGTTGTCAACTCCTTGGTCTTCCTGGTCTTCTACCGCAGACCCTCGCTCAGGTCTCTCTCCAACAG ATTCGTATTATCCCTGACGTCGTCCAACCTGGTGTCGACGGTGATGGTGGTGCCTCTCCACGCCCTCAGACTCGGCGGCCTCATCCCTCTCCTCACTCCCGCCACCACGGAAGGCGCTGACGGTGGCCAGTACGTCAGTCGCGGGGCCGAGGAGTTCTGGTGGTGCCAGGTCTCCAAGGCACTCATGGCTTTAGCTGTCGAAGCTGCCATCTTCTCGGTCCTGCTCATTGCCGTCGACAG GTACTGCGCCGTCACCTCTCCGCTCCACTACTCCATGACCATCACGCGAGGGCGTAGCGTCAGGCTCAtcgtgggcgtgtgggcgttaGCTCTTCTCTACGCCCTGCCTCAACTGCTCGCCCACACCCCCGCCCACCTCCGCCCAGCCTCCAGACTCTCATCTTGCCCCGACG GTCAGGATGTGGTTCCTGCTGTGCCCGTCAAGTTCGGGCTGTACTACGCTGTGCTGCTGGCGCTGTGTGGATTCCTGGTGCCGCTGTTGGTGCTGTGCTGGATATACGTTCGGATGTACCGCGCTGCCCGCCGTAACTCCGCTCGTACGCGGCGACACAGCGTCTGTCATAACCCTGCGGAGATCATCATTCCTGACTGTCCCTCTACTCCAGACTCCGGGAATCACAACTCCGTCAGGTGCAAAGCCCGCACGCACCGCCGCCGTACGTCTAACATCAGCTTCTCTTCGCTTTTCTTCCGCGAGGAAGGTCGCGCCGTGAAGACAGCTGTCATCGTCATAGCCTCCTTCGTCACGTCGTGGATGCcatattttatttttaaaatatttgAAGCCGGTGGGTGGTCGAGGGATATCCCGTACGTTGACGAGGCGGTGACGTACTTAGCTCTGTCTTCCTCCTGCACTAGTCCTTTTATATACGTCTACCGGAACGACACGGCCAGTAAAGAGGTGCTGAAAATTATATGTTGGTGGCGGCCGCCCAGCCCCGGTTCTCCGTCATTTACGCGCTCTTCCCTCAACCCAAAGATGGGTAATGGCCACGCCACCACGCCCGTGCGGATCATCGAGCCAGATACCGCATCCCTCTACAGCTACGCCACAGAGTGCGGCGCATGCGGCCATAACCAACTGGTGTGTTCGCTGCGGAACGGCAGACCTGTGACCTCTCCGTTGccgccagagcagcggagggctctCAGCCCCCGGCGGGAAAGTACCGTTTCGTTCAAGTTGACGCCGATGGACCGCCCGCCGTCCAGATGTCGCCAGTGTTTGCGTCAGGACTCCGCGTCCTCAGCTTCGTCTGACGACCCTTTACTCAGCGATTGTTACCGCCACCATCGCCCATCTAATCCTTCCGTCAGATGGACGCGGCCGCGGATGTCAAACGGGTCAGTTACGACGAGAAGCGACTCGCTAGCTTCCACTAACTCCTCGGTACTCAGCGCCGGTATCCAACGGTGGCCTATAAGACGGTACTCAACGGTATCTACCGACAGCGGCGGGACCATCACCAGACGCAGCGCTCACGAAGACCCCGACGATGACGTGGTGTCAGCACGTCTTCATCCCCCTGGCGGCCAACGCTCACTCTTCCTGGAGAGTGAAGAAGATACACTTGACGCCGGCACCAATCAGCCCGAGATTCACGGCTACGCTAACCCCTTCCGCCACCCTCGTCTCAGCCACCGGCAGGAGTCGGTGGGGTCCTCGGTGAGGTTTATATGGGAGATTGAGGAAGGAGACGGCCAGGACGACGACACTACTGAGGGAGAGGCCCAAAACGCGCCTCCTAGGTGA
- the LOC123771978 gene encoding beta-1 adrenergic receptor isoform X2 has protein sequence MTTHIIPGNDTHASSSPQDISVVVTAALLAVLGVVFVLGTVVNSLVFLVFYRRPSLRSLSNRFVLSLTSSNLVSTVMVVPLHALRLGGLIPLLTPATTEGADGGQYVSRGAEEFWWCQVSKALMALAVEAAIFSVLLIAVDRYCAVTSPLHYSMTITRGRSVRLIVGVWALALLYALPQLLAHTPAHLRPASRLSSCPDGQDVVPAVPVKFGLYYAVLLALCGFLVPLLVLCWIYVRMYRAARRNSARTRRHSVCHNPAEIIIPDCPSTPDSGNHNSVRCKARTHRRRTSNISFSSLFFREEGRAVKTAVIVIASFVTSWMPYFIFKIFEAGGWSRDIPYVDEAVTYLALSSSCTSPFIYVYRNDTASKEVLKIICWWRPPSPGSPSFTRSSLNPKMGNGHATTPVRIIEPDTASLYSYATECGACGHNQLVCSLRNGRPVTSPLPPEQRRALSPRRESTVSFKLTPMDRPPSRCRQCLRQDSASSASSDDPLLSDCYRHHRPSNPSVRWTRPRMSNGSVTTRSDSLASTNSSVLSAGIQRWPIRRYSTVSTDSGGTITRRSAHEDPDDDVVSARLHPPGGQRSLFLESEEDTLDAGTNQPEIHGYANPFRHPRLSHRQESVGSSVRFIWEIEEGDGQDDDTTEGEAQNAPPR, from the exons ACATCAGCGTGGTGGTGACTGCAGCTCTGCTGGCCGTGTTGGGAGTGGTCTTTGTCCTCGGGACCGTTGTCAACTCCTTGGTCTTCCTGGTCTTCTACCGCAGACCCTCGCTCAGGTCTCTCTCCAACAG ATTCGTATTATCCCTGACGTCGTCCAACCTGGTGTCGACGGTGATGGTGGTGCCTCTCCACGCCCTCAGACTCGGCGGCCTCATCCCTCTCCTCACTCCCGCCACCACGGAAGGCGCTGACGGTGGCCAGTACGTCAGTCGCGGGGCCGAGGAGTTCTGGTGGTGCCAGGTCTCCAAGGCACTCATGGCTTTAGCTGTCGAAGCTGCCATCTTCTCGGTCCTGCTCATTGCCGTCGACAG GTACTGCGCCGTCACCTCTCCGCTCCACTACTCCATGACCATCACGCGAGGGCGTAGCGTCAGGCTCAtcgtgggcgtgtgggcgttaGCTCTTCTCTACGCCCTGCCTCAACTGCTCGCCCACACCCCCGCCCACCTCCGCCCAGCCTCCAGACTCTCATCTTGCCCCGACG GTCAGGATGTGGTTCCTGCTGTGCCCGTCAAGTTCGGGCTGTACTACGCTGTGCTGCTGGCGCTGTGTGGATTCCTGGTGCCGCTGTTGGTGCTGTGCTGGATATACGTTCGGATGTACCGCGCTGCCCGCCGTAACTCCGCTCGTACGCGGCGACACAGCGTCTGTCATAACCCTGCGGAGATCATCATTCCTGACTGTCCCTCTACTCCAGACTCCGGGAATCACAACTCCGTCAGGTGCAAAGCCCGCACGCACCGCCGCCGTACGTCTAACATCAGCTTCTCTTCGCTTTTCTTCCGCGAGGAAGGTCGCGCCGTGAAGACAGCTGTCATCGTCATAGCCTCCTTCGTCACGTCGTGGATGCcatattttatttttaaaatatttgAAGCCGGTGGGTGGTCGAGGGATATCCCGTACGTTGACGAGGCGGTGACGTACTTAGCTCTGTCTTCCTCCTGCACTAGTCCTTTTATATACGTCTACCGGAACGACACGGCCAGTAAAGAGGTGCTGAAAATTATATGTTGGTGGCGGCCGCCCAGCCCCGGTTCTCCGTCATTTACGCGCTCTTCCCTCAACCCAAAGATGGGTAATGGCCACGCCACCACGCCCGTGCGGATCATCGAGCCAGATACCGCATCCCTCTACAGCTACGCCACAGAGTGCGGCGCATGCGGCCATAACCAACTGGTGTGTTCGCTGCGGAACGGCAGACCTGTGACCTCTCCGTTGccgccagagcagcggagggctctCAGCCCCCGGCGGGAAAGTACCGTTTCGTTCAAGTTGACGCCGATGGACCGCCCGCCGTCCAGATGTCGCCAGTGTTTGCGTCAGGACTCCGCGTCCTCAGCTTCGTCTGACGACCCTTTACTCAGCGATTGTTACCGCCACCATCGCCCATCTAATCCTTCCGTCAGATGGACGCGGCCGCGGATGTCAAACGGGTCAGTTACGACGAGAAGCGACTCGCTAGCTTCCACTAACTCCTCGGTACTCAGCGCCGGTATCCAACGGTGGCCTATAAGACGGTACTCAACGGTATCTACCGACAGCGGCGGGACCATCACCAGACGCAGCGCTCACGAAGACCCCGACGATGACGTGGTGTCAGCACGTCTTCATCCCCCTGGCGGCCAACGCTCACTCTTCCTGGAGAGTGAAGAAGATACACTTGACGCCGGCACCAATCAGCCCGAGATTCACGGCTACGCTAACCCCTTCCGCCACCCTCGTCTCAGCCACCGGCAGGAGTCGGTGGGGTCCTCGGTGAGGTTTATATGGGAGATTGAGGAAGGAGACGGCCAGGACGACGACACTACTGAGGGAGAGGCCCAAAACGCGCCTCCTAGGTGA